AGCGAGAAGCGGGAGTCGCCGCCTGAGCAAGAAGGGTGATCCGATCGCAGATCCGTAGATCTGCAGAGGGTCGCGCGACGCAGCGCAGGCGGATGCATCGCGCTTCGCAGCCGCAGCCTCCCTGTGCAGAGGTTCCCTAGGAGCCTGAGCCGCATTGCTCCGGCGGTGCGTGGTGAGAACTACAGGCTGGGTGCCGAAGACTGCTGACCATCGGGGACTGCTAGGATATGCGCCAGGAGGGCCTGGTCATGCGAGTCGAGCGAATCCCGACGCTGTCGGACAACTACACGTTTCTGATCATCGACGAGGCAACATCGGAAGCTGCAGTCGTCGACGCAGCTGAGGCCAGTCCCGTCATCGAGCGCATCGAGGCGCTGGGCGTTCGGCTCACGAAAATCCTGACGACCCATCACCACGGTGATCACTGCGCTGCGCATCCGGAACTCGCCAAGCGTTACGACGCCCCCGTCCTGGGACACTCATCGGATCGCGATCGGATTCCCGGCTTTAGCGACGGACTCGAAGAGGGCGACACGATCCAGGTTGGCGATCTCGAGGCCGAGGTCGTGTTCATCCCGGCCCACACAAGCGGACATATCGCCTTCGTTTTCGACGGTGCCGTCTTCAGCGGCGATATGCTTTTTGTCGGTGGCTGTGGGCGCCTCTTCGAGGGCGATGCACAGATGATGCACGAGGCGCTGAACGTGAAGCTGGCGCGCCTGCCCGACGACACCAAGGTGTACTGCGGCCACGAGTACACCGAGAGCAATCTGCGCTTCGCCCAATCGCTCGAGCCAGACAACGCAGCGCTGAAGGAGAAGATGGCCTGGGTTGGGAAGCAACGCGCCAGGGCCGAGAGCGACTGGCACAATGCAACCGAAGCCGAGATGACCGTGCCTTCGACGATCGGCGAAGAACGTCAGACCAATCCCTTCATGCGCGTGGACTCACCCGAACTGAAAGCCAGCGTCATGAAGGCGGCACCCGGAACGGCGGATGATCCCGTCAGTATTCTGGCTGCAGTGCGCCGCCTGAAGGACAGTTTCTAGCGGGTGGCTCGTCAGTGGCGGGTTTTCACTCTTGCGCAACTTCCCCTCCCCTGCCTGCCGAGACCTGACGCGTTGCTGGGCTAGGGAATCTCTGCACAGGGAGGCTGCGGCTGCGAAGCGCGATGCATCCGCCTGCGCAACCTGCCTGTCGGGTACGAGCAGGAAGGCTTCGCCCCTCCGACTTGCACATGTATGCAGTGCCCTGCGGGGATATCGCTGGAACAAGGCAGGCGAGTGAACATCCGCGGATCGTCGCGCGTCTAGGGTTCCGGATGCCAGCGGGGGGTCGCAGGGTATCCGGGTCGGAGAGGAACTTCCTTTGTTTCGCGCGGTGTTCATCCGGTTTGCCTGGGGGGGCACCGGAGGGATCACCAGAGAGAGCTCAGCCGTCGTGGGGGCGGTCGAGCTCGACTCTCTGGGATCGGTTCACAGCGCGCA
This genomic stretch from bacterium harbors:
- the gloB gene encoding hydroxyacylglutathione hydrolase codes for the protein MRVERIPTLSDNYTFLIIDEATSEAAVVDAAEASPVIERIEALGVRLTKILTTHHHGDHCAAHPELAKRYDAPVLGHSSDRDRIPGFSDGLEEGDTIQVGDLEAEVVFIPAHTSGHIAFVFDGAVFSGDMLFVGGCGRLFEGDAQMMHEALNVKLARLPDDTKVYCGHEYTESNLRFAQSLEPDNAALKEKMAWVGKQRARAESDWHNATEAEMTVPSTIGEERQTNPFMRVDSPELKASVMKAAPGTADDPVSILAAVRRLKDSF